From one Lolium rigidum isolate FL_2022 chromosome 4, APGP_CSIRO_Lrig_0.1, whole genome shotgun sequence genomic stretch:
- the LOC124706510 gene encoding isopentenyl-diphosphate Delta-isomerase I-like yields MAASAARSLALFSSASLGLGRASSRLAVSSSFSGLLPRTTLAFRGRSAFAATAVVMGKAGTADAEADAGMDAVQRRLMFDDECILVDEQDNVIGHESKYNCHLMEKIDSGHALHRAFSVFLFNSKYELLLQQRSTTKVTFPLVWTNTCCSHPLYRESELIEENSEGVRNAAQRKLFDELGIQAEELPVDQFIPLGKMLYKAPSDGKWGEHELDYLLFMVRDVKLNPNPEEVSDVKYVNREELKQLLRKADAGEGGIKLSPWFRLVVDNFLMGWWDHVEQGTLKEAADMKTIHKL; encoded by the exons ATGGCGGCCTCGGCGGCGCGCTCCCTCGCGCTCTTCTCCTCCGCCTCGCTCGGCCTCGGCCGTGCCTCGTCTCGCCTGGCGGTCTCCTCCTCATTCTCGGGGCTCCTCCCCAGGACGACGCTCGCCTTCCGCGGGCGCTCCGctttcgccgccaccgccgtcgtgATGGGGAAGGCCGGCACCGCCGACGCCGAGGCGGACGCAGGGATGGACGCCGTCCAGCGCCGGCTCATGTTCGACGACGA GTGCATCTTAGTGGATGAACAAGACAACGTCATCGGCCATGAGTCCAAGTATAATT GCCATCTCATGGAAAAGATAGACTCTGGGCATGCCCTTCACAGAGCATTCAGTGTCTTCCTTTTCAACTCCAAATATGAGTTGTTACTTCAG CAAAGGTCTACGACAAAAGTGACATTTCCACTTGTCTGGACAAACACTTGCTGCAGCCACCCTCTGTACCGTGAATCTGAGCTAATTGAGGAGAATAGCGAAG GTGTCAGAAATGCAGCACAGCGGAAACTATTTGATGAACTGGGAATACAGGCTGAGGAATTACCGGTTGACCAATTCATTCCACTCGGAAAGATGCTTTACAAGGCTCCATCTGATGGAAAGTGGGGCGAACACGAGC TGGACTACCTCCTGTTCATGGTTCGTGACGTGAAGCTCAACCCGAACCCTGAAGAAGTGTCCGACGTCAAGTACGTGAACCGCGAGGAGCTGAAGCAGCTGCTCAGGAAAGCAGACGCAGGGGAAGGCGGGATCAAGCTGTCCCCTTGGTTCAGGCTGGTGGTCGACAACTTCCTCATGGGCTGGTGGGATCATGTCGAGCAAGGGACTCTGAAGGAGGCCGCCGACATGAAAACTATCCATAAGTTGTAG